GTAAATATATTcgatttaaaaaatcaaaagcgATAGACGTTTGCAGTACGACAACAcctgaaattgaaattttggtaAATTGTCATAAAAAAAACCTTTATTAAATtggattatatttaatttcgaGATCTTTAATTCACGCGAATCGAATTGCAACACGACAGGGTTAGCGCGTGGCGTATCTTGATTGACTTTCTTCGGTGAATTCTTTGCCCTAGgagcctctctctctcaaatcgGCCGTGAGCCACCGCCTCCGACGCCGGCAAACTACTTCGCATCTCTCTATCTGTTGATACCGCTTCGATAACACCACTTTTCCTTTCATTCCCAGGTAACGTCAAGCTCAATTGCTCTATTCTGTCATTCGATTACCCAAGTGTATGATCTTTATGTATACATTTGCTTTTCGATTCTATCCGTTTTTTAGGTAAAAATGGAACCTATGGACATTGTTGGCCGAACGAAAGAGGATGCTTCGCTTCCTAAAGGTTTTCCCTTTCGCCTGTTGCATTTCAATTTTGCCCCAAATTTTcatgattatatatgtaaaacCTTGGTTGTTCGAAGATGAGTTATGGATCGTATTCAAGAATtatgattaacatttaatcCAAGTTACTGATTGCTAGCCAAGGATGTCAAAATTTAGTTTGGAATATGAAGTTCTGCCCAGGTTTCTTAGTGAAGCAATTCTTCTGACTACTTTCCACAATGGAAAAATTCTTGAAATGGATGAAAATAGGAATTAGCCTCAGTAAATGCTTATGCTTCTTCAAGTGTGACTTGAAAAAGGTTGTGTCTTGACATTAACTCACGCATTTTACCCATTTTCGGAAGTTAAAAAAAGCCTCACATTTGGAAATACTCACccatttcaagaaaaaagCCTTTCCACAATGATCttcttgttattttttgtttctgaGCAAATTAATTGATGCCTATGACTCAGTCATTTATTTGCCAGTAAATAACAACTACAATTCCTTTTCAGCGACGATGACAAAAATCATCAAGGAGATGTTACCTCCAGATGTTCGTGTTGCTAGAGATGCTCAGGATCTTTTAATTGAGTGCTGCGTAGGTGTGTGCCTTGACTCTTTCTTATTTATCTTGTAATTCTTACCTATGCTAATCAAGACgactctcccacttatattATATTAGCCCATACAGGCTGTAAAATCAGTAACTATCTGTTTACCTTTTATTATGAATTGCAGGAGTAACCTGGTTGTGCATGTTTATCAATTTCTGAATGATTCTAAATGATTTTACTGGTTATGAATATGTAATTCTTTATATAGTATTGATATGGTGGAATTTCAGTGTCCTGTGTACAGACATAAAACTCTAATGATGGACATCTAGGAAGTTTTAGTTGTGTATATAATTAGGTGGATTACATCATTACACTACCTTTCCTAGAAAAAATACGTGTTAAGGCCATAATGAAGTACTAGTCTGATCATTACCACACCTAATATGCAAATCAGATAATTTAGTAACTATCCAAGTGGCTTTTATACGTAATACTTTCTGCAATTTATGTAACTTTGTTACTTTGTTGGGATTGGGGGTGTTGCTCCTTCTTGCGACTCATAAGGAAGGAACTTAAGCGAAAGGAAGAGGAGCCAATTTGATTCTGGTTACCAATAGAAGTGCCAATTTGATTTTAGGAGACCATTTTGATAAAGTGAGATGTTAGTAGCTTGTGAACTAAGTGGAGTTGAGAGAGTGAAGGATGATGACAatataacttttcaaattcCTAAACCCcaaagtcttcaaatcttatcaaatatttttttattaaataatataattaatgtttgtCTCCCttcaaatagttaaaaaataatgtctAAATCAATAACTTTTTCATTCCTCCAAAATTAATAACGTTCCAGCTCTTCTCCTCTTCTCAAGAAAATTAATCATTCCTTCTTCAATTATGCTACTCTTCTCAATTCGTTATTCCTTCTTCTTGGACTCAAATTGTTCGTGAATGTCGcaggagaagaagaaaccaCATCTGTTAGTTCGCCCCCATTCGTGGGACCCATGCCCCACAGCCTTTCTCCCTTCAAATCTGATCAGAATCCCTTCAAACCGTCAAAAATATTGCCAATATTAATAACTCTCACATTCCTCCAAAATAATAACTTTCTAGCTCTTCTCCTCTTCAACTATTCTACTCTTCCCAATTAAtgattccttcttcaactcaaATTCTCTGTGAATTTTGCAGGAGAAGAACCCGCATCTGTTAATGCGCCCCCATTTGTGGGACACATGCCCCGTGGCCCATCTCCTTGATTTTTACCTAATTGCTCCGATGCGCCCCACAATACTCAACACCGCATGCATGggtcaaataattaatcaccCAACAGAAATAACTATTTTTGGGGACTTTTGGGCTGAAGTCTAAATGTCCAATTGATTTTACTAGGCTGAAGAGAACCAATGAATTTGACGCAATTAACAATGTGCTGCAAGCTTAAATATGCAGCTAACTAGCACCATTATGATTTAAACCATAGGCATTTAGATATATCCTTAATAGCTTCTACAATTGGAGGTGCCGACTTGTTCTGTTACAGATATCATAAGGTCCTCATCATATGCATTTTAAATGCCTTCAGAATAGTCTCACCCATTGGGGGCAGGACTCATTcagtttattactcccttcattccTTGTTAGTAGAAGCATTTCTTTTTGACGCGGAGATTAAGAAAGAGATGTTTAGTGTGTCAAGtgatgaaataataaagtacgagagagaataaattaataagtgATTAGAGAATAAAGTGTGAGAGAGattagagaataaagtagtagaaagaaaatatgttaaaattttccaaggtccttattttatggaaatgACTATTATGATggaacatcccaaaaaggaaatacaATTCTATTAAcacggaacggagggagtatttcacaAGGTCCTTATTTGATGGATTTCATATACCTAGAATTGTGATTATGACATTATGTTTTGGGTCTATTAATCCATTACCTTTCTAGTACACCGCATGCAATACCCCTTCACAGCTCAACCTCTTGACTCGCTCATTTGTATCTAAATctactattttattcttaatgATTGTGGATGTTGTTTAatgttttttgtattttcttttggaTGTTACCAGCTATAGATCATTGCTTATTAGTATTACTGATGTAAACGCCATTGAGCTCCTAACTTTCTGCTGAAATAGAgtggaatttattattttcagttCAGTCCCTGTCTAATAGAAATGTCCTTAAAAGATCTGATGGTAAAATGAATATCAATTTTTGCAGAGTTCATCAACCTTATTTCATCTGAATCCAATGATGTCTGTAACAGAGAGGATAAAAGAACAATTGCACCAGAACATGTGCTGAAGGCCTTAGAGGTTTTTGATCCTTACACAATAATCTTCTTTGtcacttttcttcttcatcatcatattATGAACATGTTTAAGCTGCTTTAATGCAATAATTAAGAGGTTTTTTTGTTGGAATATTTGTTATGATTGTGTAATtctgtgtttttaatttttgttatagcGGTCAAATGTTTTTGGGCtgaaaaaattacatagttgCTGATAAAAATTGTATCAGCATAATGTATACTGCTGCGACCGCAGAACCCAAAAATAGTATCAGGAGAGGAAACTGAGGAATGTCTTAATTCTATCTTTCATTTTGTAAGGTGTACACAAGATAAGTAATACTGTTCCATTACAGAAAAATTGTCTAAATAATATGGAATTGTCTTTTGAGCACAAATTCTCAGGAAATagaagtaaaacaaaataaaatacagtCTTGCTTGGATCAATATCATGTCTGATGtttcttataaaatttaacatCCCTGTTAGAAATAGAATAAGGATATCTAAAGGGGTCTGCTATATTTAACTtgagtttctattttcttaGAGCTTTCTTTTGATTATAATGTCCATACTACCTTGTCACCAATCTGAGTATTCTAGTAGTGACTAGTGATACTCGTATTTCCATTGTTcttccttttaatttttgctgCCCTAGACTTTACTCTTTCTGCATCTGAATTGGTTATAGCTCACGACTGTCAGAATCTAGGAATTTTTTTCCAAGAACTTATATAGGTTTGTTATAGAACTATATACCATTCTAAGAAATTTCTTGATGATAGTAATAGGAAATAAAAGGACTCGGAGGACCACCGGTTTAAAGGTTTTAAAAAGTTTGGAACCTTGTAAAATGTAATTTCATGTATTAAGATACTCCACAAGAGTATAATTTTACATGAGAatatcataataaaatgtggtAGGATTGACCTGATAGACTTTTATTCGGGGATCTctcttagttttatactccctccggtCCCCCACTAATTGTcccattttgccattttcgtCTGGTCCCCACTaattgtcccatttcacttttactatatttggtaaGTGGACCTTATATTTcgctaactcattccactcacaatTATTAGAAAACTAATACAGTATAATAGTcagactcacattccactaatttttcctcccaattttcttaacaaagtcaaacaatttcttataATCCAAACTTGTTACAATGATGTCTTCCCTTTCAATTTGTGACTTGTGAGCAAGTAAACAAGGAGGTTGTTTTCGGTTGAATTGATCATTTGTGGGATGCTGACCCCATCCCCCCCCCCCCTATTGTCTTTTGCTTTCCTTTTGTTctttataaatagtaaatgcACATGTAGAACTTCTGGTATTGTGAATTTAAAGTGCTCATTAGTTATTCTGACTCTATTTAGCTGTTAATGGCTGTTGGAATTTTTGTTTCAGGTTCTTGGATTCGCAGAGTATAGAGAAGAAGTTTGTGCTGCATATGAGCAACACAAGGTTGAGACCATAGTAAGcactactctctctctctctctactggCTGGTTTTTTACATATAACAAGAGGAAGATAGATAATTATGAAACCCAATGTTTGCTTCAAAAGACAAAGCCTTGATAGAGCAACGACTCAGCATCTATGAACCACATAATGTGATTCTGCATTACATGTAGCGTGACATGACAGAAAAAGATGAGCATAACATTAATTTGTTAGATCCATCCATATAACCAATAAACTGAATatatgtaatatatatataggtttgtgttaaaatgacaacacctcttaaagtaacaccataccaccatttctagccaatcatttgtacatgtggacgaataataagctgctatgtggcaatcataaaaaatgctcaagggtaaattttcaaggactgtaatatccaatacgctagactgcaatttttcccgtctgcaatatccaatacgctagattGCAATGCAATCtatatagattgcagtctagcgtttataatattgcagtctagcgtggtgtcacagtgacactttaagaggtgttgtcattttaacgcaccctatatatatatatatatatatatatatataggtttgtgttaaaatgacaacccctcatAAAATGACACCATGACACCgtttatacaacaatattataaacgctacactgcaatattacaaacactacacaacaatctatagattgttgtatagtgtgtcggatattgctggataAGAAATATTGTTGGTTAAAGACCAGCGAATTGCTGGCCGTCtttttccataattttttttttttttttgccacgtgacagcttattattcgtccacgtgtacaaatgattggctagaaatagtggtatggtgttattttaaggggtggtggcaccctaacatgcccatatatatatatatatatggtacTGATTTCTTTATACGTCCT
The nucleotide sequence above comes from Salvia hispanica cultivar TCC Black 2014 chromosome 5, UniMelb_Shisp_WGS_1.0, whole genome shotgun sequence. Encoded proteins:
- the LOC125186089 gene encoding protein Dr1 homolog, coding for MEPMDIVGRTKEDASLPKATMTKIIKEMLPPDVRVARDAQDLLIECCVEFINLISSESNDVCNREDKRTIAPEHVLKALEVLGFAEYREEVCAAYEQHKVETIDTVRSGKWSSGAEMTEEEALAEQQRMFAEARARMNGGAPAPRQSDPDTQANANS